One window from the genome of Streptomyces sp. NBC_00597 encodes:
- a CDS encoding ISAs1 family transposase, which yields MCRKSATVCLIKSPVLDNVAGLSLVERLRLLPDPRRRRGVRHPFVAVLLVAASAVVGGAQSFAAIGQWAANAPQHALARLGARVVGALGVRVTPSVATIRRVVGMACPGGLADLTGADPAGSESLAIDGKAARGSRHGTSPAAHLLAAMTGDGRTVTQLRVPDKTNEITCFAALLEPFDLTGVTITADALHTQRGHVRFLVEEKKAHYLFVVKANQPELHRRLRSLPWKDVTSRRYDRETGHGRRETRATRALTVIDLGLDFPHAAQAVRILRHRTDLTTGKVSRETVYAVTDLTSHQASPQRLGRLARSQWTIENRLHFVRDTTFREDASKIRTGHAPENMATLRNLAINTVRTAGHQNVAAGLRHASYEPFTRPLDLLGIA from the coding sequence ATGTGCCGCAAGTCTGCCACCGTCTGCCTGATCAAGTCGCCGGTCCTGGACAACGTGGCGGGACTGTCGCTGGTGGAGCGGCTGCGGCTGCTTCCCGATCCGCGTCGGCGCCGAGGGGTGCGTCACCCGTTCGTGGCCGTGCTGCTGGTTGCCGCCTCCGCCGTCGTCGGCGGCGCGCAGTCGTTCGCGGCCATCGGCCAGTGGGCCGCGAACGCCCCGCAGCACGCCCTGGCCCGGCTGGGCGCCCGCGTCGTTGGGGCACTCGGCGTACGGGTCACGCCGAGTGTCGCGACAATCCGCCGGGTCGTCGGCATGGCCTGCCCCGGCGGCCTGGCCGATCTGACCGGCGCTGACCCCGCCGGCTCGGAATCACTGGCCATCGACGGCAAGGCCGCCCGCGGCTCCCGGCACGGCACCTCGCCCGCCGCCCACCTCCTGGCCGCGATGACCGGCGACGGCCGGACCGTCACCCAACTACGCGTCCCCGACAAGACGAATGAGATCACCTGCTTCGCGGCGCTGCTGGAGCCCTTCGACCTGACCGGGGTCACTATCACAGCGGACGCGCTCCACACCCAGCGCGGCCACGTCCGCTTCCTCGTCGAGGAGAAGAAGGCCCACTACCTGTTCGTGGTCAAGGCCAACCAGCCCGAACTGCACCGCCGGCTGCGGTCATTGCCATGGAAGGACGTCACCTCGCGCCGCTACGACCGCGAGACCGGCCACGGCCGCCGGGAGACCCGGGCGACCAGGGCACTCACCGTCATCGACCTCGGCCTGGACTTCCCCCACGCAGCCCAGGCCGTGCGCATCCTGCGCCACCGCACCGACCTGACGACCGGCAAGGTCAGCCGCGAGACCGTTTACGCGGTCACGGACCTGACCTCACATCAGGCATCGCCGCAACGGCTCGGCCGGCTCGCCCGCTCGCAGTGGACCATCGAGAACCGGCTTCACTTCGTTCGTGACACCACCTTCCGCGAGGACGCCTCGAAGATCCGAACCGGCCACGCCCCCGAGAACATGGCAACCCTGCGCAACCTGGCGATCAACACCGTCCGCACAGCCGGGCACCAAAACGTCGCCGCCGGCCTCCGACACGCCTCCTACGAACCGTTCACCCGCCCACTTGACCTCCTGGGCATCGCCTGA